The Falsibacillus pallidus genome has a segment encoding these proteins:
- a CDS encoding Rqc2 family fibronectin-binding protein produces the protein MSFDGLFTRAMVHELVSTIKGGRINKIHQPYKNEIIMIIRANGKNHKVLLSAHPSYARVQLSSHSYDNPSEPPMFCMLLRKHLEGYILEDVKQIELDRIIVFDIKGRNEIGDISNKQLIIEIMGRHSNIIVVDKERNMILDSIKHVSFAVNSHRAILPGQEYILPPEQHKSNPLEASQEDVLKKIDFNSGKLDKQIVENFSGVSPLLAKEIIHRSGLANRQTVPAAFTSLMDGIRSHSYRPTLTQYDQKEAFYMLPIERLDGESKEFDSLSELLDRFYFGKAERDRVKQQGHDLERLMKNERDKNILKIEKLKQTLKEAENADQYQLFGELLTANMFALQKGMTEIDVVNYYDENGAMATIPLDPLKSPSENAQLYFSKYQKAKKAVIAVQEQIEKAHLEIEYFEGLIQQIESASPKDIEEIREELSEEGYLRIKQKKGVKKKNLKPTLEKYCSTDGTEILVGKNNKQNDYLTNKVAARDELWLHTKDIPGSHVVIRSKEPSESTILEAAVLAAYFSKAKESSSVPVDYTLVRHVKKPSGAKPGFVIYDHQQTVYVTPDADKVLSLKD, from the coding sequence ATGTCATTTGACGGTTTATTTACTAGAGCCATGGTCCATGAGCTCGTCTCTACAATCAAAGGCGGGAGGATCAACAAAATCCACCAGCCATATAAAAATGAAATCATCATGATCATCCGCGCAAACGGAAAGAATCATAAAGTACTCTTATCCGCTCATCCCTCCTATGCACGTGTACAGCTGAGCAGCCATTCCTACGATAACCCGAGCGAACCGCCAATGTTCTGCATGCTTCTCAGAAAGCATCTTGAGGGATATATCTTAGAAGATGTGAAACAAATCGAGCTCGACCGGATCATCGTTTTCGATATTAAAGGCAGAAATGAAATCGGAGACATCTCCAATAAGCAGCTCATCATTGAAATCATGGGCCGCCATAGCAATATCATAGTGGTCGATAAAGAAAGAAATATGATTCTGGACAGCATCAAACACGTATCTTTCGCCGTAAACAGCCACAGAGCGATATTGCCTGGACAGGAATACATATTGCCCCCTGAACAACACAAGTCTAATCCGCTGGAAGCGTCACAGGAAGATGTCTTAAAGAAAATCGATTTTAATAGCGGAAAACTTGATAAACAGATTGTGGAAAATTTCTCAGGGGTATCCCCCCTTCTTGCAAAAGAAATCATCCATCGTTCAGGGCTGGCCAATCGACAGACGGTGCCTGCAGCATTTACAAGTTTGATGGATGGAATCCGTTCCCACTCCTACCGTCCCACTCTTACGCAATATGATCAAAAAGAGGCTTTTTATATGCTGCCGATCGAACGGCTGGATGGTGAATCTAAGGAATTCGATTCTTTAAGCGAACTGCTCGACCGTTTTTATTTCGGAAAAGCAGAAAGAGACAGGGTGAAGCAGCAGGGACATGACCTTGAACGGTTGATGAAAAATGAACGGGATAAAAATATCCTGAAAATCGAAAAATTGAAGCAGACATTAAAAGAGGCTGAAAATGCGGATCAGTATCAGTTATTTGGCGAACTCCTTACAGCAAATATGTTTGCTCTGCAAAAAGGAATGACAGAAATCGATGTAGTCAACTATTACGACGAAAACGGCGCAATGGCCACTATTCCGCTCGATCCTCTGAAGTCTCCTTCAGAAAATGCCCAGCTGTATTTTTCAAAATATCAGAAGGCAAAGAAAGCTGTCATCGCCGTTCAGGAGCAAATTGAAAAAGCTCATCTGGAAATAGAATACTTTGAAGGGCTGATCCAACAAATAGAGTCAGCATCCCCTAAGGATATTGAAGAGATTAGGGAAGAGTTGTCTGAAGAAGGATATTTGCGGATTAAACAGAAAAAAGGCGTAAAGAAAAAAAACCTGAAGCCAACTTTAGAAAAATACTGCTCCACGGATGGAACGGAAATCCTGGTAGGCAAAAATAATAAGCAGAATGACTACCTTACAAATAAGGTTGCTGCACGGGATGAATTATGGCTGCACACGAAGGATATCCCGGGATCTCATGTGGTGATTAGAAGCAAAGAACCGTCTGAATCAACAATTCTTGAAGCAGCTGTACTTGCAGCTTATTTCAGCAAAGCGAAAGAATCCAGTTCCGTCCCGGTTGACTATACTCTGGTGCGCCATGTCAAAAAACCAAGCGGTGCAAAACCAGGCTTCGTCATTTACGATCATCAGCAGACAGTATATGTCACCCCAGACGCAGATAAGGTTCTTTCTTTGAAAGATTAA
- the carB gene encoding carbamoyl-phosphate synthase large subunit gives MPKRQDIKSILVIGSGPIIIGQAAEFDYAGTQACLALKEEGYRVVLVNSNPATIMTDTEIADAVYIEPLTLEFVSRIIRKERPDALLPTLGGQTGLNMAVELADSGVLEECGVEILGTKLDAIQQAEDRDLFRRLMNELNEPVPESEIIHSLAEAYTFVERIGYPVIVRPAFTLGGTGGGICETEEDLIEIVSSGLKNSPVSQCLLEKSIAGFKEIEYEVMRDSNDHAIVVCNMENIDPVGIHTGDSIVVAPSQTLSDREYQMLRNTSLKIIRALGIEGGCNVQLALDPDSFDYYIIEVNPRVSRSSALASKATGYPIAKLAAKIAVGLSLDEMINPVTGKTYASFEPALDYVVSKIPRWPFDKFESAKRNLGTQMKATGEVMAIGRNFEESILKAIRSLESGVNHLELPNPLGATDELIEKRIRKAGDERLFYIGEALRRGITIHQIHDWSKIDLFFLHKFNKIIQLEKKVSENRRNKEVAIEAKKMGFSDYILAKLWDCSELDVYEWRKKESILPVYKMVDTCAAEFESETPYYYGTYEEENESLVTDRKKIVVLGSGPIRIGQGVEFDYATVHSVWAIREAGYEAIIINNNPETVSTDFSISDKLYFEPLTIEDVMHVIDQEQPEGVVVQFGGQTAINLADGLIKRGVKILGTSLEDIDRAENRDKFEQTLSQLGIPQPLGKTAFSVEEAAAIACEIGYPVLVRPSYVLGGRAMEIVYEEKELLHYMKNAVKVNPEHPVLIDRYLIGKEIEVDAISDGETVVIPGIMEHIERAGVHSGDSIAVYPPQQLDEGMKEKIADFTVRLAKGLKIIGLLNIQYVISKGELYVLEVNPRSSRTVPFLSKITNVKMANLATKAILGESLNSLGFETGLVPESKGVYVKVPVFSFAKLRRVDITLGPEMKSTGEVMGKDLTLEKALYKGLVAAGLKMKDHGAVLMTIADKDKEEALELAKRFVNIGYQLIATSGTADYLQKASLPVTVVDKVDAENHNLLDVIRNGKAQLVINTLTKGKQPQRDGFRIRRESVENGVPCMTSLDTAEAILRVIESMTFSAEPMQQSYAGEKVMYV, from the coding sequence ATGCCTAAACGCCAAGATATTAAGAGCATATTAGTGATAGGATCCGGTCCGATTATCATTGGGCAAGCAGCAGAATTTGACTATGCAGGCACACAGGCCTGCCTGGCTTTAAAAGAAGAGGGGTACCGGGTAGTGCTCGTAAACTCCAATCCTGCCACCATCATGACAGATACAGAAATTGCTGATGCAGTCTATATTGAACCGCTTACGCTTGAATTTGTCAGCAGGATCATCCGCAAAGAAAGACCGGATGCACTTCTACCGACTCTAGGCGGCCAGACAGGATTGAACATGGCAGTTGAATTAGCGGACTCCGGTGTTCTTGAAGAATGTGGAGTGGAGATTCTCGGAACGAAGTTGGATGCGATCCAACAAGCGGAAGACCGGGATTTATTCCGCAGACTGATGAATGAACTGAATGAACCTGTCCCGGAAAGTGAAATCATTCACTCCCTGGCAGAAGCTTATACATTTGTAGAAAGAATCGGGTATCCTGTCATCGTCCGACCGGCATTTACATTAGGCGGTACAGGCGGGGGGATTTGTGAAACAGAAGAGGATTTGATTGAAATTGTATCAAGCGGCCTGAAAAACAGCCCCGTCTCCCAATGCCTTCTCGAAAAGAGCATCGCTGGATTTAAAGAGATAGAATACGAGGTTATGAGAGACTCGAATGACCACGCCATCGTTGTCTGCAATATGGAAAACATCGATCCCGTCGGTATCCACACAGGTGATTCCATCGTAGTGGCACCGAGTCAGACATTAAGCGACAGGGAATATCAAATGCTTCGCAACACTTCACTGAAGATCATCCGCGCCCTTGGCATTGAAGGGGGATGCAACGTTCAGCTGGCCCTTGATCCGGATAGTTTTGACTACTATATCATCGAGGTCAATCCGCGAGTCAGCCGTTCATCTGCGCTTGCTTCAAAAGCGACAGGCTATCCGATCGCGAAGCTGGCAGCCAAAATTGCTGTAGGGCTTTCACTGGATGAAATGATAAACCCTGTCACAGGGAAAACATACGCTTCTTTTGAACCGGCATTGGATTATGTCGTATCCAAAATCCCTAGATGGCCGTTCGATAAATTTGAATCAGCTAAACGAAACCTGGGAACTCAGATGAAAGCAACAGGCGAAGTCATGGCAATCGGCAGAAACTTTGAAGAATCCATCCTGAAAGCGATCCGGTCCTTGGAAAGCGGGGTCAATCATCTTGAACTTCCGAATCCGTTGGGTGCAACAGATGAGCTTATCGAAAAAAGAATCAGAAAAGCAGGAGACGAACGATTATTCTATATCGGTGAGGCTCTGAGAAGAGGCATAACAATCCATCAAATTCACGACTGGAGTAAAATCGATCTTTTCTTCCTCCATAAATTCAACAAGATCATTCAATTAGAGAAAAAGGTAAGCGAGAACCGCAGAAATAAAGAAGTGGCAATCGAAGCTAAAAAAATGGGATTCTCAGATTATATCCTGGCAAAGCTTTGGGATTGCTCCGAACTTGACGTCTATGAATGGAGAAAAAAAGAAAGCATCCTGCCTGTCTATAAAATGGTCGATACTTGTGCAGCGGAATTTGAATCGGAAACGCCGTACTATTATGGAACGTATGAAGAAGAAAATGAATCGCTTGTCACAGACAGAAAAAAAATTGTCGTTCTTGGGTCTGGTCCGATACGCATCGGCCAGGGTGTAGAGTTCGACTATGCAACTGTCCATTCAGTCTGGGCAATCAGAGAAGCAGGCTATGAAGCGATCATCATCAACAATAACCCCGAAACTGTATCAACGGATTTCAGCATATCTGACAAACTTTATTTTGAGCCGTTGACCATTGAAGATGTCATGCATGTCATCGATCAAGAGCAGCCTGAAGGGGTTGTCGTCCAATTCGGAGGGCAAACAGCCATCAACCTGGCTGATGGTTTAATCAAAAGAGGTGTCAAGATACTGGGCACTTCGCTTGAGGACATCGACAGGGCAGAAAACAGGGATAAATTCGAACAGACCCTTTCTCAGCTGGGGATTCCGCAGCCGCTTGGAAAAACAGCTTTCTCTGTTGAAGAAGCAGCAGCCATCGCCTGTGAGATCGGCTACCCTGTCCTTGTCAGGCCGTCCTATGTTCTTGGAGGAAGAGCGATGGAAATCGTCTATGAAGAAAAAGAACTCCTCCATTACATGAAAAACGCAGTCAAGGTGAATCCTGAACATCCCGTTTTAATAGACCGATACTTGATCGGAAAAGAAATAGAAGTGGATGCCATCTCAGATGGGGAAACGGTTGTAATTCCGGGGATCATGGAACATATCGAGCGGGCCGGCGTACACTCGGGCGATTCAATAGCCGTCTATCCTCCTCAGCAGCTTGATGAAGGAATGAAAGAGAAGATTGCTGACTTTACGGTGAGGCTGGCAAAAGGATTGAAAATCATTGGGCTCCTGAATATCCAATACGTTATCTCAAAAGGCGAATTATATGTGTTGGAAGTAAATCCACGGTCGAGCAGGACTGTACCATTCTTAAGCAAGATCACCAATGTGAAGATGGCTAATCTTGCAACAAAAGCGATATTAGGAGAATCATTGAATTCTCTTGGGTTTGAAACAGGTTTGGTTCCTGAAAGTAAAGGTGTCTATGTTAAAGTACCGGTATTCTCTTTTGCGAAGCTTAGAAGGGTCGATATCACACTCGGACCAGAGATGAAATCAACAGGAGAAGTTATGGGGAAAGACCTTACATTGGAAAAAGCTCTGTACAAGGGCCTCGTAGCTGCCGGTTTGAAAATGAAGGACCACGGTGCAGTACTGATGACCATTGCCGATAAAGATAAGGAAGAAGCACTTGAATTGGCAAAACGATTTGTCAATATCGGCTATCAGCTTATTGCCACAAGCGGAACGGCAGATTATCTGCAAAAAGCATCACTTCCTGTGACAGTGGTGGATAAAGTAGATGCTGAGAACCATAACCTTCTCGATGTCATTCGAAATGGAAAAGCGCAGCTTGTCATCAATACTTTGACAAAAGGAAAGCAGCCGCAGCGGGACGGATTCAGGATCAGAAGGGAGTCTGTTGAAAACGGTGTTCCATGTATGACTTCTCTTGATACAGCAGAAGCAATTTTAAGAGTGATAGAATCCATGACATTTTCAGCAGAACCCATGCAGCAGTCATATGCCGGCGAAAAGGTGATGTACGTATGA
- a CDS encoding dihydroorotase, translating to MSDLIIRNGELLTIDGTFEKTDIRIQNGLIAEIGSELLNNGEKEWDANGQLLSPGFVDLHVHLREPGGEKKETIETGTLAAAKGGFTTIAAMPNTRPVPDSPETMKQLMERIEEKAHVRVLPYAAITERQLGRNLTDFEALKREGAFAFTDDGVGVQTAGQMFEAMKKAAEIGKAVVAHCEDNSLIYGGAVHDGKFSRESGIPGIPSICESVHIARDVLLAEAAGCHYHVCHISTKESVRVVRDAKKAGIRVTAEVTPHHLLLNEEDIPGDDAMFKMNPPLRSKEDQDALIEGLMDGTIDFIATDHAPHTDEEKSEGMRLAPFGIVGLETAFPLLYTNLVKKGKCTLVQLIDWMTKKPAEAFNLSFGKMEIGLPADIVVLDLDKEARINPEEFQSKGKNTPFAEWVCKGWPTATFFNGNLVWNEGRVNA from the coding sequence ATGTCTGATTTAATTATTAGAAACGGTGAGCTATTAACAATTGATGGGACTTTTGAAAAAACAGATATTAGGATCCAAAACGGATTGATTGCGGAAATCGGTTCTGAGCTTTTGAATAATGGAGAAAAAGAATGGGATGCAAATGGCCAGCTCCTTTCTCCGGGATTTGTCGACCTGCATGTTCATTTGCGGGAACCGGGTGGAGAAAAGAAAGAAACGATAGAAACAGGAACCCTCGCAGCAGCAAAGGGAGGATTCACAACGATTGCCGCAATGCCAAATACAAGGCCGGTGCCTGACAGTCCTGAAACAATGAAGCAGCTGATGGAGCGGATCGAGGAGAAAGCCCATGTAAGAGTCCTTCCGTATGCAGCCATAACGGAAAGGCAGCTGGGACGGAACTTGACGGATTTTGAAGCGCTCAAGCGAGAAGGGGCATTTGCATTTACAGATGATGGAGTAGGCGTCCAGACAGCCGGACAAATGTTCGAAGCGATGAAGAAAGCAGCTGAAATTGGCAAGGCTGTCGTGGCGCACTGTGAAGATAACTCATTGATCTATGGCGGTGCCGTGCATGATGGGAAATTTTCAAGGGAGAGTGGAATCCCAGGCATTCCTTCTATATGTGAATCGGTCCATATTGCAAGGGATGTTCTACTTGCAGAAGCTGCGGGGTGCCACTACCATGTCTGCCATATCTCGACAAAAGAATCTGTACGTGTCGTGAGGGATGCAAAAAAAGCCGGAATCCGGGTGACAGCTGAAGTGACCCCGCATCATCTTCTCTTGAATGAGGAAGATATTCCAGGGGATGATGCAATGTTCAAGATGAACCCGCCGCTAAGGAGCAAAGAGGATCAAGATGCACTGATTGAAGGATTGATGGATGGAACGATTGATTTCATCGCAACCGACCATGCTCCACATACAGATGAGGAAAAATCAGAAGGAATGAGACTTGCGCCTTTCGGAATTGTCGGACTTGAAACTGCTTTTCCTCTACTTTACACCAACCTGGTTAAAAAAGGAAAATGCACTTTGGTTCAGTTGATAGATTGGATGACAAAGAAGCCGGCAGAGGCATTCAACCTTTCATTTGGGAAAATGGAGATTGGTCTGCCTGCTGATATTGTTGTGCTGGATCTGGATAAAGAAGCAAGGATTAATCCGGAGGAATTCCAATCAAAGGGTAAAAATACGCCATTTGCAGAATGGGTCTGCAAAGGCTGGCCGACAGCAACGTTTTTTAATGGAAATTTAGTATGGAATGAAGGGAGAGTCAACGCATGA
- a CDS encoding carbamoyl phosphate synthase small subunit translates to MKRQLILEDGTVMVGEAFGSEKDSTGEVVFNTGMTGYQEILTDPSYCGQIVALTYPLIGNYGVNRDDFESVQPSVKGFIVREAADFPSNWRSEMSIDEYLKLKDIPGITGIDTRKLTRIIRKYGTLKGIICNMEVSVEEVVEKLKMTGLPNDQVKQVSVKSSYRSPGRGKRIVLVDFGMKQGILRELNKRDCDVVVVPYNTPAKDILSLSPDGIMLSNGPGDPKDVQEGIEMIKEILGKIPMFGICLGHQLFALACGGDTFKMKFGHRGSNHPVKDLETGKVAITSQNHGYSVKEDSLLTTPLKVTHLAINDGSVEGLKHENYPAFTVQYHPEASPGPDDANYLFDQFMDMIEINKREEIQHA, encoded by the coding sequence ATGAAAAGACAACTAATCTTAGAAGATGGAACAGTGATGGTAGGAGAGGCATTTGGAAGTGAAAAGGACTCCACTGGTGAGGTTGTATTTAATACAGGAATGACAGGCTATCAGGAAATATTGACTGATCCCTCCTACTGCGGGCAGATTGTTGCCTTGACATATCCCCTGATCGGAAATTATGGAGTAAACCGGGACGATTTTGAATCCGTTCAACCTTCTGTCAAAGGTTTCATTGTAAGAGAGGCTGCAGATTTTCCATCGAACTGGCGGAGCGAAATGAGCATCGATGAGTATCTCAAACTAAAGGACATCCCGGGAATAACCGGTATTGATACAAGGAAATTAACGAGAATCATCAGGAAATACGGGACATTGAAGGGCATCATTTGCAATATGGAGGTTTCAGTGGAAGAAGTCGTCGAGAAACTGAAAATGACCGGACTACCTAATGATCAAGTGAAACAGGTCTCTGTAAAAAGTTCATACAGGAGTCCAGGCAGGGGTAAAAGGATTGTTTTGGTCGACTTTGGAATGAAGCAGGGAATTTTAAGGGAATTAAATAAGAGGGATTGTGATGTAGTGGTTGTCCCATACAATACGCCTGCGAAGGATATTCTGTCACTCAGCCCGGATGGCATCATGCTTTCGAATGGACCAGGGGATCCAAAAGATGTACAGGAAGGCATCGAGATGATCAAGGAAATTCTCGGGAAGATCCCGATGTTCGGCATCTGCCTGGGGCACCAGCTCTTTGCACTCGCTTGCGGAGGAGATACTTTCAAAATGAAATTCGGCCATAGGGGCTCTAATCACCCAGTAAAAGATCTTGAAACAGGGAAAGTGGCCATTACATCTCAAAATCATGGATACTCTGTGAAAGAGGATTCCCTCTTGACTACGCCGTTGAAAGTCACACACCTAGCCATCAATGATGGATCTGTAGAAGGATTGAAACATGAAAATTATCCGGCATTCACCGTTCAATACCATCCTGAAGCTTCTCCAGGGCCGGATGATGCCAATTATTTATTCGACCAATTCATGGATATGATTGAGATCAACAAGAGAGAGGAGATTCAACATGCCTAA
- a CDS encoding dihydroorotate dehydrogenase, whose amino-acid sequence MNGLSIELPGMQLKNPIMPASGCFGFGREFSQLYDLNQLGAIMIKAVTTEPRFGNPTPRVAETDAGMLNAIGLQNPGLQKVMNEELPWLDQFDVPIIANVAGSMMEDYVNVAREVSTSPNVKALELNISCPNVKTGGIAFGTDPSIAKELTKKVKEVSSVPVYVKLSPNVANIVEMAKAVEDGGADGLTMINTLIGMRMDLKTAKPILANKTGGLSGPAIKPVAIRMIYEVSQHVNVPIIGMGGIQSAEDVIEFFYAGASAVAVGTANFVDPFACPGIIEELPGLLQDIGVDHISELTGRSWGKVDQKTYHRA is encoded by the coding sequence ATGAACGGTTTGTCAATCGAATTGCCAGGAATGCAGCTTAAAAATCCTATCATGCCGGCATCCGGGTGCTTCGGATTTGGCCGTGAGTTCAGCCAGCTTTATGATTTGAACCAGCTTGGGGCAATCATGATCAAAGCTGTCACGACTGAGCCGAGATTCGGGAATCCCACGCCCAGAGTGGCAGAGACGGATGCCGGAATGCTTAATGCGATTGGGCTCCAGAATCCCGGTCTTCAAAAAGTCATGAACGAGGAACTTCCATGGCTGGATCAATTTGACGTGCCGATCATCGCAAATGTGGCAGGATCGATGATGGAAGACTATGTCAACGTGGCCCGGGAGGTTTCAACCTCACCGAATGTAAAAGCGCTGGAATTGAATATTTCCTGTCCCAATGTAAAGACAGGCGGTATAGCATTCGGGACGGATCCCTCAATTGCAAAGGAATTAACAAAGAAAGTAAAGGAAGTTTCATCTGTCCCTGTATACGTCAAACTCTCCCCAAACGTAGCCAACATCGTAGAGATGGCAAAGGCAGTGGAAGATGGCGGAGCAGATGGACTTACGATGATCAACACCCTCATCGGCATGAGGATGGACCTTAAGACCGCTAAACCGATATTAGCCAATAAAACAGGCGGATTATCCGGTCCTGCAATCAAACCGGTGGCGATCCGGATGATTTATGAAGTCAGCCAGCATGTAAATGTGCCGATCATCGGCATGGGAGGAATACAAAGTGCGGAAGATGTGATTGAATTCTTCTATGCCGGAGCAAGTGCAGTAGCTGTAGGGACCGCCAATTTTGTGGATCCTTTCGCATGCCCTGGAATCATTGAAGAGCTGCCTGGATTGCTCCAGGATATCGGGGTGGATCATATTTCTGAATTGACAGGAAGGAGCTGGGGGAAGGTTGATCAAAAAACCTATCATCGCGCTTGA
- the pyrF gene encoding orotidine-5'-phosphate decarboxylase, whose amino-acid sequence MKKPIIALDFSTKKEAVQFLDIFEGESLYVKVGMELFYQTGAEIIEIIKERDHQLFLDLKLHDIPNTVKKAMKGLAGLGVDMLNVHAAGGREMMEAAMEGLAAGTPSGGVVPKLIAVTQLTSTSEKQMQSEQLIPATLDESVIHYAKLAHCAGLDGVVCSAFEAEKIKKATNESFICVTPGIRLKGMNAQDQKRVMTPLGARMHGSSAIVAGRAVTASKHPLNTYRMIANEWEAVYS is encoded by the coding sequence ATCAAAAAACCTATCATCGCGCTTGATTTTTCTACAAAAAAAGAGGCTGTTCAGTTCCTCGACATCTTTGAAGGGGAATCTTTATATGTAAAAGTCGGAATGGAACTATTTTATCAAACCGGTGCAGAAATCATAGAAATTATTAAAGAACGCGACCATCAGTTATTTTTGGATCTGAAGCTTCATGATATCCCCAATACTGTCAAAAAAGCAATGAAAGGGCTGGCTGGACTTGGAGTAGATATGCTCAATGTACATGCTGCAGGCGGCCGTGAAATGATGGAAGCAGCCATGGAAGGGCTGGCTGCAGGAACACCCTCCGGAGGGGTAGTCCCGAAATTGATTGCTGTCACACAGTTGACCAGTACTTCTGAAAAGCAAATGCAATCAGAGCAGCTGATTCCTGCGACATTGGATGAGTCAGTGATTCATTATGCCAAATTAGCCCATTGTGCAGGACTTGACGGCGTAGTCTGTTCTGCATTCGAGGCCGAAAAGATCAAAAAAGCAACAAATGAATCATTTATCTGTGTAACCCCTGGAATCCGTTTAAAAGGGATGAATGCTCAGGATCAAAAGAGAGTCATGACCCCGCTTGGTGCAAGGATGCACGGTTCATCTGCGATTGTAGCCGGGAGGGCGGTCACTGCGTCAAAACATCCACTGAATACGTATCGAATGATTGCTAACGAATGGGAGGCTGTATATTCATGA
- the pyrE gene encoding orotate phosphoribosyltransferase, protein MKEYFAEQLLKVNAVSLKPDNPFTWSSGLRSPIYCDNRLTMSYPKLRNEIAKGMAQIIKDKYPGADLIAGTATAGIPHAAWVSQILELPMCYVRSKAKGHGKGNQIEGKAEKGQKAVVIEDLISTGGSVITAVRALREAGCEVVGVVSIFTYELSKGREELKKEEIEHQSLTDYSTLLEEALNLGNIDENDLGTLNEWKKDPAAWSASL, encoded by the coding sequence ATGAAAGAATACTTTGCAGAACAGCTGTTAAAAGTAAATGCTGTATCATTAAAACCAGATAATCCTTTTACGTGGTCATCAGGCTTGCGTTCCCCGATATACTGCGACAACCGCCTTACAATGTCTTATCCCAAATTGCGAAATGAGATTGCAAAGGGTATGGCGCAGATCATTAAAGACAAATATCCAGGGGCGGATTTAATTGCAGGAACCGCAACGGCAGGTATTCCCCACGCTGCCTGGGTGAGCCAAATTCTTGAGCTTCCGATGTGCTATGTCCGTTCAAAGGCAAAAGGGCATGGGAAAGGGAATCAAATCGAGGGGAAAGCTGAAAAGGGCCAGAAGGCGGTTGTTATTGAGGATCTTATTTCAACAGGCGGTAGTGTAATAACAGCGGTGCGCGCACTTAGAGAAGCTGGCTGTGAAGTAGTGGGTGTTGTCTCAATCTTTACATACGAACTTTCAAAGGGACGCGAGGAATTAAAAAAAGAAGAAATTGAACATCAATCATTGACGGATTATTCCACATTGCTGGAAGAAGCTTTAAACCTGGGGAATATTGATGAAAATGACCTGGGGACATTGAATGAATGGAAAAAGGATCCTGCTGCATGGAGTGCGTCATTATAA
- a CDS encoding dihydroorotate dehydrogenase electron transfer subunit, with protein sequence MIRKEKMTVVSQKMIAENIYEMILHGELVSEMDNPGQFVHVKAEEGIDPLLRRPISISSIDKKNNAFTMIYRTEGKGTKRLAQKNEGDSVDVLGPLGNGFPILPHHKGKRALLVGGGIGVPPLYELSKRLVENKMEVVHVLGFQTESSSFYMEEFASLGHAYAATVDGSLGTKGFVTSIIDDMDGEFDVLYACGPIPMLRALEQRFSDIEAYLSLEQRMGCGIGACFACVCPVQGDESGTEYRKVCSDGPVFPVGEVVL encoded by the coding sequence ATGATCCGAAAAGAAAAAATGACGGTCGTTTCCCAAAAGATGATCGCTGAAAATATTTATGAAATGATCTTGCATGGGGAATTGGTTTCCGAAATGGATAACCCCGGACAATTTGTGCATGTGAAGGCAGAAGAAGGAATCGATCCATTGTTGAGAAGACCGATCAGTATATCCAGCATCGATAAAAAAAACAATGCATTTACAATGATTTACAGGACAGAAGGAAAAGGTACAAAGCGGCTTGCACAAAAAAATGAAGGGGACTCAGTGGATGTGCTGGGCCCTCTTGGGAATGGATTTCCCATCCTCCCCCATCACAAAGGAAAAAGGGCTCTCCTTGTGGGAGGCGGAATCGGGGTGCCTCCACTTTATGAACTATCAAAAAGATTAGTAGAAAACAAGATGGAAGTCGTGCATGTACTTGGTTTTCAAACGGAATCATCTTCCTTCTATATGGAGGAGTTTGCAAGTCTCGGCCATGCCTATGCAGCGACTGTAGACGGATCTTTAGGAACAAAAGGATTTGTCACATCGATAATAGATGATATGGATGGTGAATTCGATGTCCTTTATGCTTGCGGACCCATCCCTATGCTTAGAGCGCTTGAACAAAGGTTCAGCGATATCGAAGCATACCTTTCCCTTGAACAGCGGATGGGCTGTGGAATAGGGGCTTGCTTTGCCTGTGTCTGCCCTGTACAAGGCGATGAATCAGGGACGGAATATAGAAAGGTTTGCAGTGATGGACCAGTATTTCCAGTAGGGGAGGTTGTGCTATGA